From Vagococcus jeotgali, one genomic window encodes:
- the cydC gene encoding thiol reductant ABC exporter subunit CydC: MKDHRLLFSKDDHWVRPFFKKYRGLLILVLCLGFLTFFSASALMFTSGYLISKSATKPENILLVYVPIVLTRAFGIARPSFRYVERLGSHNWVLKMTSDIRVKLYRSLEVEAATATKTYQSGSLLGILAEDIDHIQNLYLRTIFPAFISIILYVFVVIGLGYFSLPFAGLTFILLGVILFILPLVAILVNNAKVYRKKAKKHALYNDLTDAVLGVGDWQYSGRYQDFLTEYNKAESKVRDEEKSMRRFSRGEALVKQLVFGVIAVSLFIWAGNYFAQFGDQASLNWIAAFVLAFFPLLDAFAPVSDSVKELPMYEDTVERLSTLPNPDVPTIKEELPPIRLEHRDIEFQHISFTYPNSQKEILHDFSYHIKQGDVVAVLGKSGTGKTTLTQLLRGDLAPLSGEVLVGGISVSDLPGEKSSYFGVLNQNPYLFNTSLKNNIQLGNLEATDEQIQQAINQAGLRPVVDKLPDGVETVVEENGKRFSGGEQQRIALARILLQNAPIIIIDEPTIGLDPLTEKYLLETVFETLKGKTVIWITHHLVGIHHANEVVFLESAQIEMSGTPHHLLETNQRFKELYALDVYDE; this comes from the coding sequence ATGAAAGATCACCGTTTATTATTTTCAAAAGATGATCATTGGGTTCGTCCCTTCTTCAAAAAGTACCGTGGTTTACTAATATTAGTATTGTGTTTAGGTTTTTTAACTTTCTTTTCAGCCTCAGCCTTGATGTTTACCTCAGGTTATTTGATTAGTAAATCAGCAACAAAACCTGAGAATATTTTATTAGTTTATGTCCCTATTGTGCTAACGAGAGCTTTTGGTATTGCTAGACCTTCATTTCGCTATGTAGAGCGTTTAGGAAGCCATAACTGGGTCTTGAAGATGACTTCAGACATTAGGGTGAAATTATATCGCTCTCTTGAAGTGGAAGCTGCAACAGCTACAAAAACATATCAGTCTGGTAGTCTGCTTGGGATACTTGCTGAGGATATTGATCATATTCAAAATCTTTATTTAAGAACGATTTTTCCAGCCTTTATCTCAATTATTTTGTATGTATTTGTGGTGATTGGCTTAGGTTACTTTTCTCTACCCTTTGCAGGGTTGACTTTTATTTTGCTAGGTGTGATTTTATTTATTCTACCCCTTGTAGCGATACTTGTGAACAATGCTAAAGTTTACCGTAAAAAGGCTAAGAAACATGCATTATATAATGATTTGACAGATGCTGTTTTAGGTGTTGGAGATTGGCAATATAGTGGTCGTTATCAAGATTTTTTAACAGAGTATAATAAGGCGGAGTCAAAAGTTAGAGATGAAGAAAAAAGCATGCGTCGGTTTAGTCGTGGTGAAGCTTTAGTGAAACAGTTAGTTTTTGGTGTCATTGCAGTCTCCTTATTTATCTGGGCAGGTAATTATTTTGCTCAGTTTGGTGATCAGGCATCTTTAAACTGGATTGCAGCCTTCGTGTTAGCCTTTTTTCCTTTACTAGATGCTTTTGCTCCTGTGAGTGACTCTGTTAAAGAGCTGCCTATGTATGAAGACACAGTGGAGCGCTTATCAACATTACCTAACCCTGATGTACCAACGATAAAAGAAGAGCTTCCTCCAATTAGGTTAGAGCATAGGGATATTGAATTTCAACATATTAGTTTTACATATCCTAATAGTCAAAAAGAAATCTTACATGACTTTAGTTATCACATTAAACAAGGTGATGTAGTAGCAGTTTTAGGAAAAAGTGGTACGGGAAAAACAACTTTAACCCAGTTACTTCGAGGTGATTTAGCTCCTTTAAGTGGTGAGGTATTAGTTGGCGGGATTTCTGTGAGTGATTTACCTGGAGAAAAATCTAGTTATTTTGGTGTGTTAAATCAAAACCCATATTTATTTAATACGAGCCTAAAAAATAACATCCAACTTGGTAATCTCGAGGCTACAGATGAGCAAATCCAACAAGCTATTAATCAAGCTGGTTTACGTCCTGTTGTTGATAAATTACCAGATGGTGTTGAGACTGTGGTCGAAGAAAATGGGAAACGTTTTTCTGGTGGAGAACAACAACGTATCGCTCTAGCCCGTATTTTGTTACAAAATGCCCCTATTATCATTATTGATGAACCGACAATCGGTTTAGATCCTCTAACTGAAAAGTACCTACTTGAAACAGTTTTTGAGACATTAAAAGGAAAAACGGTTATTTGGATAACTCACCATTTAGTCGGTATTCACCACGCAAATGAGGTAGTTTTCTTAGAATCAGCTCAGATTGAAATGTCAGGAACACCTCATCATTTACTAGAAACAAATCAGCGATTTAAGGAGCTATATGCTCTTGATGTCTACGATGAGTAG
- a CDS encoding ISL3 family transposase yields the protein MTNHIKKMLRIKDEDLNLTCVEEGKYKGANTLIITGTYSPKLTACKYCQSHANDADEKKTIVKNGKKEVTIRLESYQNIPTILKLKKQRYFCKNCHQHWTTQCSIVEENCFISRFITFRILELLTQKISMTVIAKICHVSLTTVIRVLKSVEKHLPETLKPRSFPKVLMVDEFRSHATYEDKMSFICANGETGELVDVLPSRRLDKLMNYFNRSPKEKREQVKFLVTDMNAAYFQLTKKIFPCAALVIDRFHIVKHLNQAFNDFRVREMKELIKNHQRSEANKLKVNWKYLLKNQMTVSSSEYKNWRSFPSPKFPPLTESMMIDRLLSFSTDLKEAYGVFQLLTYHFRNKDPDSFFDLLKNLPTTLNPLFKQKIENLINYEEGIRNALTYKYSNGKIEAKNTHIKTLKRVSYGFKSFSNMRIRIFMINGLVTIE from the coding sequence ATGACTAATCATATCAAAAAAATGTTGCGAATTAAAGATGAAGATTTAAATTTAACTTGTGTTGAAGAAGGAAAATACAAAGGTGCGAACACATTAATTATCACTGGTACCTACTCACCTAAGCTTACGGCCTGTAAGTATTGTCAGTCTCATGCGAACGATGCAGATGAAAAGAAAACCATTGTAAAAAATGGGAAAAAAGAAGTGACAATTCGTTTGGAATCATATCAAAACATTCCAACTATTTTAAAGCTAAAAAAACAACGATATTTTTGTAAAAACTGCCACCAACATTGGACAACTCAATGTTCTATCGTTGAAGAAAATTGTTTTATTAGTCGATTCATAACATTTAGAATACTAGAATTATTAACTCAGAAAATATCAATGACCGTTATCGCTAAGATATGTCATGTATCGCTCACAACCGTTATAAGGGTCCTTAAATCTGTTGAAAAACATTTACCTGAAACGCTTAAACCACGCTCTTTTCCAAAAGTTCTAATGGTTGATGAATTCAGATCTCATGCCACCTATGAAGATAAAATGAGTTTTATTTGTGCCAATGGTGAAACCGGTGAACTGGTTGATGTTCTTCCTAGTCGTAGACTTGATAAACTAATGAATTACTTCAATCGTTCTCCCAAGGAGAAACGAGAACAGGTAAAATTTCTAGTGACAGATATGAATGCGGCTTATTTTCAGTTAACTAAAAAAATCTTTCCTTGTGCAGCTTTAGTCATTGATAGGTTTCATATCGTTAAACACTTAAATCAAGCTTTTAATGACTTTAGAGTCAGGGAAATGAAAGAATTAATAAAGAATCACCAGCGTTCTGAAGCCAATAAGCTAAAAGTAAATTGGAAATACCTATTAAAGAATCAAATGACTGTTTCTAGTTCAGAATATAAAAATTGGAGAAGCTTTCCTTCACCTAAGTTTCCCCCTCTAACAGAATCAATGATGATTGATCGTCTTTTATCATTTTCTACAGACTTAAAAGAAGCCTATGGCGTGTTTCAATTATTAACCTATCACTTTAGAAATAAAGATCCAGACTCATTTTTTGATTTATTAAAGAACTTACCGACTACCTTAAATCCACTATTTAAACAGAAAATTGAAAATCTAATTAATTATGAAGAAGGGATTCGTAATGCTTTAACGTACAAGTATTCTAACGGAAAAATAGAAGCTAAAAATACTCATATTAAGACATTAAAAAGAGTATCTTATGGCTTCAAATCTTTTAGTAATATGAGGATAAGAATTTTTATGATAAATGGCCTTGTCACAATTGAATAA
- a CDS encoding cation:proton antiporter yields the protein MELLLTIILIIFSTKVAGNLATKIGQPAVLGKLLIGIIIGPAVLGWVTNTEIFHEFSEIGVLLLMFLAGLETDADQLKANWKPSVAVAILGVIIPFASAFALGEVFGFSLAEGIFLGVLFSATSVSITVQVLKELNVLQTRESTTILGAAVVDDILVVTLLAFVMSFMGNEGPTESIPVLLLKKVIFFVLAFVVGVYVVPKFLKFFSKFNVTVPVTSAALIVAFSYAYVGEWLGMEGIIGTFLAGLFISQTDFQHEVEETVEPIANGLFVPFFYVSVGISISFVGVMSQIWFLIACTLVGVLSKLFGSYFGARATGFDKLSALAVGSGMVSRGEVALIIATTGLASGLLSQEYYTSVIISVILTTLIAPPMLKYFFTKDLNK from the coding sequence ATGGAATTATTGTTAACAATCATCTTAATTATTTTTAGTACGAAAGTGGCAGGGAATTTAGCGACAAAAATTGGTCAGCCAGCTGTTTTAGGGAAATTATTAATTGGTATTATCATTGGTCCAGCTGTGTTAGGTTGGGTTACCAATACGGAAATATTTCATGAATTCTCAGAAATCGGTGTGCTCTTGTTAATGTTTTTAGCAGGGCTTGAAACAGATGCTGATCAGTTAAAAGCTAACTGGAAACCTTCTGTTGCAGTAGCCATTTTAGGTGTTATTATTCCATTTGCTAGTGCTTTTGCTCTAGGAGAGGTTTTTGGTTTTTCATTAGCTGAAGGGATATTTTTAGGGGTCTTATTCTCAGCAACTTCAGTTAGTATTACCGTTCAAGTATTAAAAGAATTAAATGTCTTACAAACAAGAGAGTCTACGACTATTTTAGGGGCTGCTGTTGTAGATGATATTTTAGTGGTTACCCTACTAGCCTTTGTGATGTCTTTTATGGGAAATGAGGGACCAACAGAATCTATTCCTGTTTTATTACTTAAAAAAGTGATCTTTTTCGTATTAGCCTTTGTTGTAGGGGTTTATGTTGTTCCTAAGTTTTTAAAATTTTTCTCTAAGTTTAATGTGACTGTTCCAGTTACCTCAGCTGCCTTAATTGTAGCCTTTAGTTATGCCTATGTTGGTGAGTGGTTAGGTATGGAAGGCATTATTGGTACGTTTTTAGCTGGTCTTTTCATCTCTCAAACTGACTTCCAACATGAAGTAGAAGAGACAGTTGAGCCGATTGCTAATGGTTTGTTTGTTCCATTCTTTTATGTCAGTGTAGGAATCAGTATTTCCTTTGTTGGTGTCATGAGTCAAATTTGGTTCTTAATTGCTTGTACACTAGTTGGAGTATTATCTAAATTATTTGGTAGCTACTTTGGTGCTCGTGCAACAGGTTTTGATAAATTATCGGCACTAGCTGTAGGATCTGGTATGGTATCTCGTGGGGAAGTTGCTTTAATCATCGCCACAACAGGATTAGCTTCTGGCTTGTTATCTCAAGAGTATTACACATCAGTGATTATTTCAGTCATTTTAACAACTCTAATCGCCCCTCCAATGTTGAAATATTTCTTTACAAAAGACTTAAATAAATAA